The following proteins are co-located in the Betaproteobacteria bacterium genome:
- a CDS encoding ABC transporter ATP-binding protein, whose translation MSMSLLACRHLTVRFGGLTALNKFSLSVDAGEILGLIGPNGSGKTTFFNALTALYPLAGGEVEFAGESLTARTPQQIYGAGITRTFQRSRLCLSLSVFDNLMIGNHRNLRRGFLFNLFQRRALAAQIEANIEAARVLLRSFNDKLPERLFGAAGSLGMIDRRRVEVCRALISRPRLLLLDEPSAGMTHEETRELMDDILLVRETTPGLAIILIEHEMGVIGRVTQRCVVLNFGEKLCEGTYAQVAADPTVQQAYLGAD comes from the coding sequence ATTAGCATGAGCCTGCTTGCTTGCCGCCATCTCACGGTGCGCTTTGGCGGTTTGACGGCGCTGAACAAGTTCAGCTTGTCCGTGGATGCAGGCGAGATCCTGGGCCTCATCGGCCCCAACGGCTCGGGCAAGACCACCTTCTTCAATGCGCTCACGGCGCTCTATCCCCTGGCTGGCGGCGAGGTGGAGTTCGCTGGGGAGTCGCTCACCGCCCGTACCCCGCAACAAATCTACGGGGCGGGCATTACGCGCACCTTTCAGCGTTCGCGTTTGTGTCTTTCGCTATCGGTGTTCGACAATCTGATGATCGGCAATCACCGCAATTTACGGCGCGGCTTCCTGTTCAATCTGTTTCAACGCCGCGCCCTGGCGGCGCAAATAGAAGCAAACATCGAAGCCGCCCGGGTGTTGCTGCGGTCCTTTAACGACAAGTTGCCCGAACGTCTATTCGGCGCGGCCGGTTCCCTGGGGATGATCGACCGGCGCCGCGTGGAAGTGTGCCGTGCACTCATCAGCCGGCCGAGACTTCTACTTCTCGATGAACCCTCGGCGGGCATGACGCACGAAGAAACACGCGAGTTGATGGATGACATCCTCTTGGTGCGCGAAACCACGCCAGGGCTCGCGATCATCCTCATCGAACACGAGATGGGGGTCATTGGACGCGTTACCCAACGCTGCGTCGTGCTCAATTTCGGAGAGAAACTCTGCGAGGGCACCTATGCACAAGTGGCGGCGGATCCGACCGTGCAGCAGGCCTACCTCGGAGCGGATTGA
- a CDS encoding M20 family peptidase — MNNRFDALALTREIVEMNTINPPGKEDDCARHLGTILEAAGFSVRYHRIGEGRSNLVARIGNGAGAPLCFTGHIDTVPLGAAKWKKDPFAGETDSGRLFGRGSSDMKSGVAAFVVAAAKLAPHLRATPGLILIITAAEETGCEGAFKLVTDEHLGVAGAIVVAEPTSNYPFVGHKGAFWLRATAQGVTAHGSMPERGVNAVYKAARAVTALENFRFNTPPHDLMGQSTLNVGSFHGGLNINSVPDEASVAIDIRTVPGTLHAELLRQLTGQLGRDVSLEVMMDLESIYTPPEHEWVQSVYDIMQPILGERPRPRTATYFTDAAALTPALGGPPTLILGPGEPQMAHQTDEYCVMERVHQATAVFESIIEGWCKL, encoded by the coding sequence ATGAATAACCGGTTCGATGCACTGGCACTCACGCGAGAAATCGTGGAGATGAACACCATCAATCCCCCAGGCAAGGAAGACGACTGCGCCAGACATCTGGGGACCATATTGGAAGCGGCGGGATTTAGTGTTCGATACCACCGAATCGGCGAGGGACGCTCCAATCTTGTCGCTCGGATAGGTAACGGCGCGGGTGCTCCGCTGTGTTTTACGGGTCACATCGATACGGTCCCGCTGGGTGCGGCGAAATGGAAGAAAGATCCCTTCGCCGGAGAGACAGACAGCGGACGATTGTTCGGCCGCGGCAGCAGCGACATGAAGTCGGGGGTGGCGGCTTTTGTCGTGGCGGCCGCGAAATTGGCGCCCCATCTTCGCGCCACGCCGGGTTTGATCCTAATCATCACGGCGGCCGAGGAGACTGGATGCGAAGGAGCGTTCAAGTTGGTCACGGACGAGCATCTTGGCGTGGCGGGTGCCATCGTGGTGGCCGAGCCCACTAGCAACTACCCGTTCGTTGGCCACAAGGGCGCCTTCTGGTTGCGCGCGACAGCGCAGGGCGTGACGGCCCACGGTTCCATGCCGGAACGTGGCGTGAACGCCGTGTATAAAGCGGCGCGCGCGGTCACGGCCTTGGAGAATTTTCGTTTCAACACGCCTCCCCATGATCTGATGGGGCAATCGACGCTGAACGTCGGAAGCTTCCACGGGGGTCTCAATATCAATTCGGTGCCCGATGAGGCCAGCGTGGCCATCGATATACGAACGGTTCCGGGGACTCTTCATGCGGAGCTTCTCCGGCAACTCACCGGGCAATTGGGGCGTGACGTTTCGTTGGAAGTCATGATGGATCTGGAGAGCATCTACACGCCTCCCGAGCACGAATGGGTGCAGTCCGTCTACGACATCATGCAACCCATCTTGGGCGAACGCCCGCGGCCGCGCACGGCCACCTACTTCACTGACGCCGCCGCCTTGACCCCGGCACTAGGCGGCCCGCCCACCTTGATTCTCGGTCCCGGCGAGCCGCAGATGGCTCACCAAACAGATGAATACTGCGTCATGGAGCGCGTGCATCAAGCCACGGCGGTGTTCGAGAGCATCATCGAAGGATGGTGCAAGCTGTGA
- a CDS encoding ABC transporter ATP-binding protein produces the protein MAALLVLENVFAGYDQADVLSGVSLSAEEGRITCILGSNGAGKSTLIRVILGLTPAREGRVILNGKDIGETPTHAIIASGVACIPEGRRVFPKMTIEENLRAGAYLEASAPLVAQRLRKVFDIFPRLQERQHQLAGTLSGGEQAMLSIGRGLMSQPKLLLIDEPSLGLSPLLVKENFFVIQRINRMGVTVLLVEQNVRQTLAIAHYGYVLAQGRVAASGSAEQLQAKDEVRQAYFGARGHEEIS, from the coding sequence ATGGCCGCACTACTTGTCTTGGAAAATGTATTTGCCGGTTACGATCAGGCCGATGTCTTGTCCGGGGTTTCCCTGAGCGCGGAAGAAGGCCGTATCACCTGCATCCTGGGCTCCAACGGAGCGGGGAAAAGCACGCTGATTCGGGTCATTCTTGGATTGACGCCGGCTCGCGAAGGGCGGGTGATACTGAACGGCAAGGATATCGGAGAGACCCCCACTCACGCGATCATTGCCAGTGGCGTGGCTTGTATCCCAGAGGGCCGGCGAGTATTCCCCAAGATGACCATCGAGGAGAACTTGCGCGCGGGAGCCTACCTGGAAGCAAGCGCTCCATTGGTTGCCCAGCGTTTGCGCAAGGTCTTCGACATCTTTCCGCGTTTGCAAGAACGCCAGCACCAATTGGCCGGAACCCTCTCCGGTGGCGAGCAGGCCATGCTTTCCATCGGCCGGGGTCTGATGTCCCAACCCAAGCTATTGTTGATCGACGAACCCTCGCTCGGGCTCTCGCCGCTCTTGGTGAAGGAGAATTTCTTCGTCATTCAGCGCATCAATCGGATGGGCGTGACCGTCTTGCTGGTGGAGCAAAATGTCCGTCAGACCTTGGCCATTGCTCATTACGGATATGTGCTGGCGCAGGGGCGCGTCGCGGCATCTGGAAGCGCGGAACAACTCCAGGCGAAAGATGAAGTGCGGCAGGCTTATTTTGGCGCGCGGGGACACGAGGAGATTTCATGA